The Nitratidesulfovibrio sp. SRB-5 genomic sequence TGCCAGCCATAGTGTGAACATTCGTGCAGAATGTTGGCTGGTTGGCGCAACAATGTATGTGCCTAGAAAATATGCTTAAGGAAACACTGGAACTGGTGAAGGCACAGACAACTGTCCGTGCGATGACTGCTGATGAAATGACAGTCATGGTGAATACGTTGTCCAAAAAACTGCAAGTTTTGTTACAGCCCGTTGCGAAGGCATCCGATGACGCGCCTTCCGCCATTGCGAAGGCAGGTGGTGCGAAGTCCATAGCAACAGCCACTATCAGAAGTGCCGGGCACGTTCCGGTTGGTGCGTGAGCCCGGCAACCTCCCCGGCGGTTCTACAACTTGATGTCCAACTCCTTGAGCTTGAGCCAGAGTTGTTTCCGGGTGATGCCCAGAAGCTCCGCAGCCCGAATTCTTCGCCCCCCCGTTTTTTCCAGCGCCTCAAGGATGCGCTTTTTCTCGAACTGGGCCACCCCGTCGGCCAGATGGACAAATCGGGTTTCCTCCGGTTGCTGCTCCTGGCTTGCCTGCGTGGCGTCGCGGATGCGCTTGGGCAGGTGCCCCACGTGGATCTTGTCTTCGGCGCACAGGATAACCGCGCGTTCAATGGCGTTTCGCAGTTCCCGCACGTTGCCGGGGTAGTCGTAGGCCAGAAGGGCGTTGCGGGCCTGTTCCGAAAACGTGACCTGCCTGTCGTGCTGGGCGCAGAAGCGCCGCAGGAAGCGCTCCGCCAGGAGAGCCACGTCGCCGCCGCGCTCGCGCAGGGGCGGCAGGGTCACGGGCACCACGTTTATGCGATAGTAGAGATCCTCGCGGAAGGTTCCTGCCTCTATGGCCTCCTCAAGGTCGCGGGCCGTGGCGAACACGGTGCGCACATCAACCTTGCGGGGCATGTTGCCCCCTACCGGGGTCACTTCCTGATCCTCCAGCACGCGCAAGAGCTTGGCCTGCACGGCAAGCGGCATCTCTCCCGCCTCGTCGAAAAAGAGCGTTCCCCCGTCGGCGGCCTCGAACTTGCCCTTGCGGGCCTGCTGCGCCCCGGTGAACGCGCCCTTCTCGTGCCCGAAGAGTTCGCTCTCCAGAAGATGCTCCGGCAAGGCCGCGCAGTTTATCTTGATGAAGGGCTTGTCGCGCCGTTTGCTCAGGCGGTGCAGCGCACCGGCCACCAGTTCCTTGCCGGAACCGCTGGGGCCAAGCACCAGCACCGGCACGCAGGATCCGGCGATTGCCCGGATGCGTTCGAACACCTTGAGCATCATCGGGCTTTCGCCGATGAACTCGCCCTCGTCGCGTTCGCCGCGAAGCCTCGCGTTTTCCCGCTTGAGGTCAAGAAACCGGAAGTAGCGCTCAACCGCGATAAGCAGTCCGTCGCGCGGGAAGGGCTTGCACAGAAAGTCGAAGGCCCCGGCCTTGATGGCCTGCACCGCCAGTTCCACCTCCGGAAAGGCGGTGATGAGGATGACCCCCGTGCCGGGATAAAGCTCGCAGATGCCCTCCAGAAGCTCCATTCCGCTCATGCCCGGAAGCCTCAGGTCCGTGATGACCAGGTCGAAGGGGCGTTGCCGCAACAGTTGCTGGGCTTTTTCGGCATCACCAGCGGTGGCTACCTCGTAGCCCGCCTGGGAGAGGGCGTGCTGCATGCCGAGGAGCATGGAGAGTTCGTCTTCGACAAGAAGTACCGAATGCTTGGTCATGGAATGTCCCTTGCGAGAGGCAGGCGGATGACGAAGGTTGCGCCGGTGCTTGAAGCGGG encodes the following:
- a CDS encoding MucR family transcriptional regulator translates to MQNVGWLAQQCMCLENMLKETLELVKAQTTVRAMTADEMTVMVNTLSKKLQVLLQPVAKASDDAPSAIAKAGGAKSIATATIRSAGHVPVGA
- a CDS encoding sigma-54-dependent transcriptional regulator, which produces MTKHSVLLVEDELSMLLGMQHALSQAGYEVATAGDAEKAQQLLRQRPFDLVITDLRLPGMSGMELLEGICELYPGTGVILITAFPEVELAVQAIKAGAFDFLCKPFPRDGLLIAVERYFRFLDLKRENARLRGERDEGEFIGESPMMLKVFERIRAIAGSCVPVLVLGPSGSGKELVAGALHRLSKRRDKPFIKINCAALPEHLLESELFGHEKGAFTGAQQARKGKFEAADGGTLFFDEAGEMPLAVQAKLLRVLEDQEVTPVGGNMPRKVDVRTVFATARDLEEAIEAGTFREDLYYRINVVPVTLPPLRERGGDVALLAERFLRRFCAQHDRQVTFSEQARNALLAYDYPGNVRELRNAIERAVILCAEDKIHVGHLPKRIRDATQASQEQQPEETRFVHLADGVAQFEKKRILEALEKTGGRRIRAAELLGITRKQLWLKLKELDIKL